The following proteins are co-located in the Mycolicibacterium goodii genome:
- the dxs gene encoding 1-deoxy-D-xylulose-5-phosphate synthase, giving the protein MLEQVRGPADLQHLSQSQLRDLAQEIRQFLIHKVAATGGHLGPNLGVVELTLALHRVFDSPHDPIIFDTGHQAYVHKMLTGRSEDFDTLRSKDGLSGYPSRSESEHDWVESSHASAALSYADGLAKAFELTGHRNRHVVAVVGDGALTGGMCWEALNNIATSRRPVVIVVNDNGRSYAPTIGGFAEHLAGLRLQPGYERVLEEGRKAVRGVPVIGELCYQCIHSIKAGIKDAIAPQVMFTDLGIKYVGPIDGHDEHAVESALRHARGFNAPVIVHVVTRKGMGYAPAENDEADQMHACGVIDPETGLPTKTGGTSWTSVFTDELIALASKRRDVVAITAAMPGPTGLSAFRDRFPDRFFDVGIAEQHAMTSAAGLAMGGLHPVVAIYSTFLNRAFDQLMMDVALHKLPVTMVLDRAGITGPDGASHNGMWDLSILGIIPGIRVAAPRDGARLREELGEALAVNDGPTAVRFPKGDVGEDIPAVERRNGIDVLAVPATGLTHDVLLVAVGSFAKMSLAVADLLRSQGIGVTVVDPCWVLPVPDALADLARDHKLVVTVEDNGVHGGIGSSVSAALRRAEVDVPCRDVGVPQQFQDHASRGEVLAEVGLTDRHIARQITGWVAAIGTRAAAEDEVGQTLD; this is encoded by the coding sequence ATGCTTGAACAGGTCCGCGGCCCCGCTGACTTGCAGCACTTGTCGCAGTCACAGCTACGTGATCTGGCGCAGGAGATCCGGCAATTCCTGATCCACAAGGTCGCTGCAACCGGTGGGCATCTCGGCCCCAACCTGGGTGTCGTCGAGCTCACGCTGGCGCTGCACCGGGTGTTCGATTCGCCACACGACCCGATCATCTTCGACACGGGCCATCAGGCGTACGTGCACAAGATGCTGACCGGCCGCAGCGAGGACTTCGACACGCTGCGCTCCAAGGACGGCCTCTCGGGTTATCCGTCGCGTTCGGAGAGCGAGCACGACTGGGTCGAGTCCAGTCACGCCAGCGCGGCGCTGTCCTATGCGGACGGGCTGGCGAAGGCCTTCGAGCTCACCGGGCACCGCAACCGCCACGTCGTTGCCGTCGTCGGCGACGGCGCGCTGACCGGTGGCATGTGCTGGGAGGCGCTCAACAACATCGCCACGTCACGCCGTCCGGTGGTGATCGTGGTCAACGACAACGGCCGCAGCTACGCGCCGACCATCGGCGGCTTCGCCGAACACCTCGCCGGTCTGCGCCTGCAACCCGGCTACGAGCGGGTCCTCGAAGAGGGCCGCAAGGCCGTGCGCGGCGTGCCCGTCATCGGTGAGCTGTGCTACCAGTGCATCCACTCGATCAAGGCCGGCATCAAGGACGCCATCGCCCCGCAGGTGATGTTCACCGACCTCGGCATCAAGTACGTCGGCCCCATCGACGGCCACGACGAACACGCCGTGGAGAGCGCGCTGCGGCACGCCCGCGGTTTCAACGCGCCGGTGATCGTGCACGTCGTGACCCGCAAGGGCATGGGCTACGCGCCCGCCGAGAACGACGAGGCCGATCAGATGCACGCCTGCGGTGTGATCGACCCGGAGACCGGGTTGCCCACCAAGACCGGCGGCACCAGTTGGACCTCGGTGTTCACCGATGAGTTGATCGCGCTGGCCTCCAAACGCCGCGACGTCGTCGCGATCACGGCGGCGATGCCTGGGCCCACCGGCCTGAGCGCGTTCCGCGATCGGTTCCCCGACCGGTTCTTCGACGTCGGGATCGCCGAGCAGCATGCGATGACCTCGGCTGCCGGTCTCGCGATGGGCGGGCTGCATCCGGTGGTCGCGATCTACTCGACGTTCCTCAACCGGGCCTTCGACCAGTTGATGATGGACGTCGCGCTGCACAAGCTGCCGGTGACCATGGTGCTCGACCGCGCAGGTATCACCGGGCCCGACGGCGCGAGCCACAACGGCATGTGGGATCTGTCGATCCTCGGCATCATCCCCGGCATCCGGGTCGCCGCGCCGCGCGACGGCGCACGCCTGCGCGAGGAACTCGGCGAGGCGCTGGCCGTCAACGACGGTCCCACCGCGGTCCGCTTCCCCAAAGGTGATGTGGGCGAAGACATTCCGGCCGTCGAGCGCCGCAACGGGATCGACGTGCTCGCGGTTCCCGCCACCGGTCTCACCCACGATGTGCTGCTGGTTGCCGTCGGCTCGTTCGCGAAGATGTCGCTGGCGGTCGCCGATCTGCTGCGCAGCCAGGGCATCGGCGTCACCGTCGTCGACCCGTGCTGGGTGCTGCCGGTCCCGGACGCTCTCGCCGACCTTGCGCGCGACCACAAGCTGGTGGTCACCGTCGAGGACAACGGCGTGCACGGCGGCATCGGATCCTCGGTCTCGGCCGCGCTGCGACGCGCCGAGGTCGACGTGCCGTGCCGCGATGTCGGTGTGCCGCAGCAGTTCCAGGACCACGCGTCCCGTGGTGAGGTGCTCGCCGAGGTCGGCTTGACCGACCGCCACATCGCCCGCCAGATCACCGGATGGGTCGCGGCGATCGGCACCAGGGCCGCCGCCGAGGACGAAGTCGGG
- the trkA gene encoding potassium uptake protein TrkA — translation MRVVVMGCGRVGASLADSLARIGHEVAVIDRDATAFHRLSPDFPGERILGMGFDRDVLVRAGIEEAGAFAAVSSGDNSNIISARVARETFGVRRVVARIYDAKRAAVYERLGIPTVATVPWTTDRLLNVLTRETETTKWRDPTGSVGVAELDLHEGWAGRRVTDLEAATGGRVAFMIRFGNGHLPDAKTVIQSGDQVYLAAVSGHIAEALAIAALPPSEDLEAE, via the coding sequence GTGCGTGTAGTTGTCATGGGATGTGGCCGGGTCGGCGCATCTCTCGCCGACAGCCTGGCCCGGATCGGCCACGAGGTCGCCGTCATCGACCGCGACGCCACCGCGTTCCACCGCCTGTCCCCCGACTTTCCCGGTGAGCGGATCCTCGGGATGGGTTTCGACCGCGACGTGCTGGTGCGCGCCGGGATCGAGGAGGCCGGGGCGTTCGCCGCGGTCTCCTCGGGTGACAACTCGAACATCATCTCCGCGCGGGTGGCGCGCGAGACGTTCGGTGTGCGACGGGTCGTGGCACGCATCTACGACGCCAAACGCGCAGCGGTGTACGAGCGGCTGGGCATCCCGACCGTGGCGACGGTGCCGTGGACCACCGACCGGTTGCTCAACGTCCTCACCCGCGAGACCGAGACCACCAAATGGCGCGACCCCACCGGCAGCGTGGGCGTCGCCGAGCTCGACCTGCACGAGGGCTGGGCGGGCCGTCGGGTCACCGACCTGGAAGCCGCGACCGGTGGCCGGGTGGCCTTCATGATCCGGTTCGGCAACGGTCATCTGCCCGACGCCAAGACCGTCATCCAGTCCGGGGACCAGGTGTACCTGGCCGCGGTGTCCGGGCACATCGCCGAAGCGCTGGCCATCGCGGCGCTGCCGCCGTCGGAGGACCTGGAGGCCGAATGA
- a CDS encoding APC family permease: protein MALVSKLSTAARRLVLGRPFRSDKLSHTLLPKRIALPVFASDALSSVAYAPEEIFLVLSVAGLSAYAMTPWIGLAVAAVMLIVIASYRQNVHAYPSGGGDYEVVTTNLGPTAGLTVASALLVDYVLTVAVSMSSAMSNIGSAIPFVAHHKVLFAVVAILLLAAMNLRGIRESGVAFAIPTYLFMIGMFVMLGWGLFQIYVLDHPLRAESADFHMHTEHGEVLGFALVFLVARAFSSGSAALTGVEAISNGVPAFRKPKSRNAATTLLLLGVISVTLFMGIILLAKATGVQIAERPHLQLIGAPPDYHQKTLIAQLADAVFHNFPIGLYLIAIVTALILCLAANTAFNGFPVLGSILAQDRFLPRQLHTRGDRLAFSNGILFLALAAIAFVVAFRAEVTSLIQLYIVGVFVSFTFSQIGMVRHWTRLLRTETDPAMRRHMMRSRAINAVGLTATGAVLIVVVVTKFVAGAWIAILAMVALFVLMKLIHRHYDTVARELEAQADGEDDIVLPSRNHAVVLVSKLHLPTKRALAYARATRPDVLEAITVSVDDAETRALVHEWEDSDVAVPLKVIASPYREITRPVLDYVKRITKESPRTVVTVFIPEYVVGHWWEQILHNQSALRLKGRLLFMPNVMVTSVPWQLNSSERLKAMQRQWAPGDARRGFLE, encoded by the coding sequence TTGGCACTCGTGTCCAAGCTTTCGACCGCAGCGCGCCGGCTGGTCCTCGGGCGGCCGTTCCGCAGCGACAAGCTGTCCCACACGCTGTTGCCCAAGCGGATCGCGCTGCCGGTCTTCGCCTCCGACGCGCTCTCCTCGGTCGCCTACGCACCCGAGGAGATCTTCCTGGTGCTGTCGGTCGCCGGGCTCTCGGCGTATGCGATGACACCGTGGATCGGGCTCGCGGTCGCCGCCGTGATGCTCATCGTGATCGCCAGCTACCGCCAGAACGTGCACGCCTACCCGTCGGGCGGCGGCGACTACGAGGTGGTGACCACCAACCTCGGTCCCACCGCGGGGCTGACGGTGGCCAGCGCACTGCTGGTCGACTACGTGCTGACGGTCGCGGTGTCGATGTCGTCGGCGATGTCCAACATCGGTTCGGCGATACCGTTCGTCGCGCACCACAAGGTGCTGTTCGCGGTGGTCGCGATCCTGCTGTTGGCGGCGATGAACCTGCGCGGGATCCGGGAATCCGGGGTGGCATTCGCGATTCCCACCTACCTGTTCATGATCGGCATGTTCGTCATGCTGGGCTGGGGTCTGTTCCAGATCTACGTGCTCGATCACCCGTTGCGCGCCGAGTCGGCCGATTTCCACATGCACACCGAACACGGCGAAGTGCTGGGCTTCGCCCTGGTGTTCCTGGTGGCGCGCGCGTTCTCGTCGGGGTCGGCTGCGCTGACCGGCGTCGAGGCCATCAGCAACGGTGTGCCGGCGTTCCGCAAACCCAAATCCCGCAACGCGGCGACGACGCTGCTGCTGCTCGGCGTGATCTCGGTCACGTTGTTCATGGGAATCATCTTGCTGGCCAAGGCCACCGGGGTGCAGATCGCCGAGCGACCGCACCTGCAACTCATCGGCGCCCCGCCGGACTACCACCAGAAAACCCTGATCGCCCAGCTCGCCGACGCGGTGTTCCACAACTTCCCGATCGGCCTGTACCTCATCGCGATCGTGACGGCACTGATCCTGTGTCTGGCCGCCAACACGGCGTTCAACGGGTTCCCGGTGCTCGGGTCGATTCTGGCCCAGGACCGTTTCCTGCCGCGCCAGTTGCACACCCGCGGTGACCGGTTGGCGTTCTCCAACGGCATCCTGTTCCTGGCGCTCGCCGCGATCGCATTCGTGGTGGCGTTCCGGGCCGAGGTGACCTCGCTGATCCAGCTCTACATCGTCGGCGTGTTCGTGTCGTTCACGTTCAGCCAGATCGGCATGGTGCGCCACTGGACCAGGCTGCTGCGCACCGAGACCGATCCGGCGATGCGGCGGCACATGATGCGGTCCCGCGCGATCAACGCGGTGGGCCTGACCGCCACGGGTGCGGTCCTGATTGTCGTGGTGGTGACGAAGTTCGTCGCGGGCGCGTGGATCGCGATCCTGGCGATGGTCGCGTTGTTCGTGTTGATGAAATTGATCCACCGGCACTACGACACGGTGGCGCGCGAACTCGAGGCGCAGGCCGACGGCGAGGACGACATCGTCCTGCCCAGCCGCAACCACGCAGTGGTACTGGTGTCCAAGTTGCATCTGCCCACCAAACGCGCGCTGGCCTACGCCCGCGCGACCCGCCCCGACGTGTTGGAGGCGATCACGGTCAGCGTCGACGACGCCGAGACCCGCGCCCTGGTGCACGAGTGGGAGGACAGCGATGTCGCCGTGCCGCTCAAGGTGATCGCGTCGCCGTACCGCGAGATCACCCGGCCGGTGCTCGACTACGTCAAGCGCATCACCAAGGAGTCGCCGCGCACCGTCGTCACGGTGTTCATCCCGGAGTACGTCGTGGGGCACTGGTGGGAGCAGATCCTGCACAATCAGAGCGCACTGCGTCTCAAAGGCCGGTTGTTGTTCATGCCGAACGTTATGGTGACCTCGGTGCCGTGGCAGCTCAATTCCTCCGAGCGGCTCAAGGCGATGCAGCGCCAGTGGGCGCCAGGAGATGCGCGCAGGGGATTCTTGGAGTGA
- a CDS encoding alpha/beta hydrolase, translated as MSVILRGTTTVLLPGTGSDDDYVYRAFSTALHEVDARLVTPPPRPGRLIEGYLDALDDAARSGPITVGGVSIGAVVALRWALDHPRAAVAVLAALPPWMGAPHDAPAALLARQSAHSLRRDGLAATVAEMRRNSPAWLADELTRSWSGQWPALPETMDEAAAYHAPECAELERLTVPMGVAVATDDPVHPAEVGYAWVAAAPRAALRTVTLEQMGVDTGSLGAACVTALGDV; from the coding sequence ATGAGCGTCATCCTCCGCGGCACCACAACCGTTCTGCTGCCCGGTACCGGTTCCGACGACGACTACGTCTATCGCGCCTTCTCAACCGCGTTGCACGAGGTCGACGCCCGCCTGGTGACCCCGCCGCCGCGGCCGGGGCGACTCATCGAGGGATACCTCGACGCCCTGGACGACGCCGCCCGCTCCGGGCCGATCACCGTCGGCGGTGTCTCGATAGGTGCCGTGGTGGCCCTGCGATGGGCACTGGACCATCCGCGTGCCGCGGTGGCGGTGCTGGCCGCGCTGCCGCCGTGGATGGGCGCGCCGCACGATGCGCCCGCGGCGTTGCTGGCCCGTCAGTCGGCCCATTCGCTGCGTCGCGACGGGCTGGCCGCCACCGTCGCCGAGATGCGCCGCAACAGCCCGGCCTGGCTGGCCGACGAGTTGACCCGCTCCTGGTCGGGCCAGTGGCCCGCACTGCCGGAGACCATGGACGAGGCGGCGGCGTACCACGCGCCGGAATGCGCCGAACTGGAACGGCTCACCGTGCCGATGGGCGTCGCGGTGGCGACCGACGACCCGGTGCATCCGGCCGAGGTGGGGTACGCGTGGGTCGCCGCCGCGCCGCGCGCGGCGTTGCGCACCGTCACGCTGGAGCAGATGGGCGTCGACACCGGTTCGCTCGGGGCGGCGTGCGTGACCGCGCTGGGCGACGTCTGA
- a CDS encoding GGDEF domain-containing protein, translating to MSPFDHYYARTAMLTAQGQRSRMRRIIGVTITGLAFVPILLLVSPTGPHGPLRYVPLGATACGVLMSVWWWRRNWPSRNQSWLVVAIGTLGIATTLLTMSDPTAALLGSSTFSLVTTYTAFLHSRLVLLLSWIAAGLTVAFLAVRVAFTSIPLAVSGALMAALVIATTSLLCRMAIHLLDAGNIQHPNEIDRLTGLLNREAFEIHAATMLGSHSRHDDQYLVILAVGIDDMSLLGDMDGTHSTLQAQVAVAQALRETVRHRVPLAHVSDSEFLIADVFKTNDPSPLVERMRLAISTTPMRLTASVGTVCSPLAPLASLPAEQVLRELIDVAIRAMNDSRAAGGNQTTSVNHPTPTPDHE from the coding sequence TTGAGTCCTTTCGATCACTACTACGCGCGCACCGCCATGCTCACGGCGCAGGGCCAGCGCTCCCGGATGCGCCGGATCATCGGCGTGACGATCACCGGCCTGGCGTTCGTGCCGATCCTGCTGCTGGTGTCGCCCACCGGCCCACACGGCCCGCTGCGGTATGTGCCGCTCGGCGCCACGGCATGCGGCGTGCTCATGTCGGTGTGGTGGTGGCGCCGCAATTGGCCGAGCCGCAATCAGTCCTGGCTCGTGGTGGCCATCGGCACGCTCGGCATCGCGACCACCTTGCTGACGATGAGCGACCCCACCGCGGCGCTGCTCGGTTCGTCGACATTCAGCCTGGTGACCACCTACACCGCGTTCCTGCACAGCCGGCTGGTGTTGCTGCTGTCCTGGATCGCGGCGGGCCTCACGGTGGCGTTCCTGGCGGTCCGGGTCGCCTTCACGAGCATTCCGCTGGCGGTCTCCGGTGCCCTGATGGCCGCGCTGGTCATCGCGACCACGTCGTTGTTGTGCCGCATGGCGATTCATCTGCTCGACGCAGGCAACATCCAGCATCCCAATGAGATCGACCGGCTCACGGGTCTGCTCAACCGCGAGGCGTTCGAGATCCACGCCGCGACCATGCTGGGCTCCCACAGCCGCCACGACGATCAGTACCTCGTGATCCTCGCGGTCGGCATCGACGACATGTCGTTACTCGGCGACATGGACGGCACCCACAGCACGCTGCAGGCCCAGGTCGCGGTCGCCCAGGCGCTACGCGAAACCGTGCGGCACCGGGTCCCGCTGGCGCACGTCTCCGACAGCGAGTTCCTGATCGCCGACGTGTTCAAGACCAACGATCCCTCACCGCTCGTCGAGCGCATGCGCCTGGCGATCAGCACCACGCCCATGCGCCTGACCGCGAGCGTCGGCACGGTGTGCAGTCCGCTCGCCCCGCTGGCGAGCCTGCCCGCCGAGCAGGTGCTGCGGGAGCTCATCGACGTCGCGATCCGCGCGATGAACGATTCGCGGGCGGCCGGTGGTAATCAGACCACCTCGGTCAACCACCCCACCCCCACCCCCGACCACGAATAG
- a CDS encoding OB-fold nucleic acid binding domain-containing protein, with the protein MATAERYLRRLTRRLTEDPEQLDVEELSEEAATTGAQKAIDCQRGQEVTMVGTLRSVECNTKACSGGVRAELFDGTDTVMLVWLGQRRIPGIEQGRTLRVHGRIGKLENGVKAIYNPLYEIQK; encoded by the coding sequence ATGGCTACGGCCGAACGGTATCTGCGCCGGCTTACGCGACGCCTGACAGAAGACCCCGAACAGCTCGACGTAGAAGAGCTCAGTGAAGAAGCGGCCACCACGGGCGCACAGAAGGCGATCGACTGTCAGCGCGGCCAGGAAGTGACCATGGTCGGCACGTTGCGCAGCGTCGAGTGCAACACGAAGGCATGTTCGGGTGGCGTCAGAGCCGAATTGTTCGACGGCACCGACACGGTGATGTTGGTGTGGCTCGGACAGCGTCGCATTCCGGGCATCGAACAGGGCCGTACGCTGCGGGTGCACGGTCGCATCGGCAAGCTGGAGAACGGCGTGAAGGCGATCTACAACCCGCTCTACGAAATTCAAAAGTGA
- a CDS encoding potassium channel family protein has protein sequence MKVAIAGAGAVGRSIARELLESNHEVTLLERNLDHIDVDAIPAAHWRLGDACELSLLESVRLEEFDVVIAATGDDKVNVVVSLLAKTEFAVPRVVARVNDPRNEWLFDENWGVDVAVSTPRMLASLVEEAVAVGDLVRLLEFRKGQANLVEVTLPDDTPWGGKPVKRLELPRDAALVTILRGARVIVPEADEPLEGGDELLFVTTTEVEDELLEVLLRPARR, from the coding sequence ATGAAAGTCGCCATCGCCGGGGCCGGCGCGGTCGGCCGTTCGATCGCCCGCGAACTGCTCGAGAGCAATCACGAGGTGACGCTGCTGGAGCGCAACCTCGACCACATCGACGTCGACGCCATCCCGGCCGCGCACTGGCGCCTGGGCGACGCGTGCGAGCTCTCCCTGCTCGAATCGGTGCGCCTGGAAGAGTTCGACGTGGTGATCGCCGCGACCGGTGACGACAAGGTCAACGTCGTCGTGAGCCTGCTCGCCAAGACCGAATTCGCGGTGCCCCGGGTGGTGGCCCGGGTGAACGACCCGCGCAACGAATGGTTGTTCGACGAGAACTGGGGCGTGGACGTCGCGGTGTCGACGCCGCGCATGCTGGCCTCCCTGGTCGAGGAGGCGGTGGCCGTCGGTGACCTGGTGCGGTTGTTGGAGTTCCGCAAGGGGCAGGCCAATCTCGTCGAGGTCACCCTGCCCGACGACACACCGTGGGGCGGAAAACCGGTCAAGCGCCTGGAACTTCCGCGCGACGCCGCGTTGGTGACGATTCTGCGCGGCGCGCGGGTGATCGTGCCGGAGGCCGACGAACCGCTCGAGGGCGGTGACGAACTGCTGTTCGTCACCACGACCGAGGTCGAGGACGAATTACTGGAGGTCCTGCTGCGGCCTGCGCGGCGCTAA
- a CDS encoding class I SAM-dependent RNA methyltransferase yields MTDLTLTTGAPANGGSCVARHDGRVVFVRYALPGETVRVRVVDERGSFWRAEVVEVIDPSPDRVDSLCPIAGVDGAGCCDLAFATPEATRRIKGAVVANQLSRLGGYYWSDEDSARAEPVGSGGATGWRTRVRLDTTADGRPGFHRYHSPDLVTDLHCAQLPAGMVDGLDELQVPGGAQLHLAMDSEGTRHVVQTGPKNGRKSPTRVVDGQYEAVQRIGSRVWRVPVTAFWQAHREAAALYSELVAGWARLEPGMTAWDLYGGAGVFAAALAGQVGDSGHVVTVDTSRGSSRSARAALSDLKSVSVITDSVRRALAAQQQRADVAVLDPPRTGANREVIDQIAAAEVPRIIHIGCEAASFARDVGLYLQHRYHVEEIRVFDSFPLTHHIECVAVLNR; encoded by the coding sequence GTGACAGATCTGACCCTCACCACCGGGGCCCCGGCCAACGGCGGCAGTTGCGTGGCCCGGCACGACGGGCGCGTGGTGTTCGTCCGATACGCCCTGCCCGGCGAGACGGTCCGGGTGCGCGTGGTCGACGAACGCGGATCCTTTTGGCGCGCCGAGGTTGTCGAGGTCATCGACCCGTCACCCGACCGCGTCGACTCGCTGTGCCCGATCGCAGGTGTGGACGGCGCCGGCTGCTGTGACCTGGCGTTCGCCACCCCGGAGGCCACCCGGCGGATCAAGGGTGCGGTGGTGGCCAACCAGTTGTCGCGGCTCGGCGGATATTACTGGAGCGACGAGGATTCGGCGCGTGCCGAGCCTGTCGGCAGCGGCGGCGCGACCGGGTGGCGGACCCGCGTTCGCCTGGACACCACCGCCGACGGGCGACCCGGCTTCCACCGCTACCACAGCCCGGATCTGGTCACCGACCTCCATTGCGCGCAATTGCCCGCCGGGATGGTCGACGGCCTCGACGAGCTGCAGGTCCCCGGCGGCGCGCAACTGCACCTCGCGATGGACTCCGAGGGCACCAGGCACGTCGTGCAGACCGGACCCAAGAACGGCCGCAAGAGCCCGACCCGGGTGGTCGACGGCCAGTACGAGGCGGTGCAGCGCATCGGTTCTCGGGTGTGGCGCGTCCCGGTCACCGCGTTCTGGCAGGCCCACCGCGAGGCGGCCGCGCTCTACAGCGAGTTGGTGGCGGGCTGGGCTCGGCTGGAACCCGGGATGACGGCTTGGGATCTCTATGGTGGTGCGGGCGTGTTCGCCGCGGCGCTCGCCGGGCAGGTAGGGGACAGCGGTCACGTCGTCACCGTCGACACGTCGCGCGGATCGTCGCGTTCGGCGCGCGCGGCCCTGTCCGACCTGAAATCGGTCTCGGTGATCACCGATTCGGTGCGCCGCGCGCTCGCAGCCCAACAGCAGCGGGCCGACGTCGCGGTGCTCGATCCTCCGCGCACCGGCGCCAACCGCGAGGTGATCGACCAGATCGCCGCCGCGGAGGTTCCGCGGATCATTCACATCGGTTGCGAGGCAGCGTCATTCGCGCGTGACGTGGGGCTGTACCTGCAGCACAGGTATCACGTCGAGGAGATCCGGGTGTTCGATTCGTTCCCGCTCACCCACCACATCGAGTGCGTCGCCGTCCTCAACCGCTGA
- the nhaA gene encoding Na+/H+ antiporter NhaA, with product MTEPQPLRRRIFSRTSWPEWQRISELLRTETVGGALLLIAALAALVWANSPWSTTYDQVSDFVVGPQSLHLDLSIATWAADGLLAVFFFVVGVELKREFVVGDLRDPARAALPIAAAVGGMVVPAVIFVGINIATGHPENLAGWAVPVATDIAFALAVLAVIATHLPSALRLFLLTLAVVDDLLAIVVIAVFYTTQLSFGPLVGALVTIAVFGLAVQRGLRSPLLLLPLAVVAWALMHASGVHATVAGVLLGFTVPVLGRHAAADRMEHRLRPLSAGVAVPVFAFFAAGVTVGGLSGFGAALSHPVTYGVIAGLVIGKPVGVFSTTYLLARFTNASLDDDLAWVDVFGMALLAGIGFTVSLLIGELAFETNPVAHDDVKIAVLTGSVVAGLLATAVLLSRNAVYRRIHEAETLDADDDGVPDIYQPRQDPP from the coding sequence ATGACCGAACCCCAACCCTTGCGTCGGCGCATTTTTTCGCGCACCTCGTGGCCCGAGTGGCAGCGCATATCCGAACTGCTGCGCACCGAGACCGTCGGCGGCGCGCTCCTGTTGATCGCCGCGCTGGCCGCGCTGGTGTGGGCGAACTCGCCGTGGTCGACCACCTACGACCAGGTGTCCGACTTCGTCGTCGGGCCGCAGTCGCTGCATCTGGACCTGAGCATCGCCACCTGGGCCGCCGACGGGCTGCTGGCGGTCTTCTTCTTCGTCGTCGGTGTGGAACTCAAACGCGAGTTCGTCGTCGGCGATCTGCGTGATCCCGCCCGCGCCGCGCTGCCCATCGCCGCGGCCGTCGGCGGCATGGTCGTGCCCGCGGTGATCTTCGTCGGGATCAACATCGCAACCGGGCATCCCGAGAACCTCGCGGGCTGGGCGGTGCCCGTCGCCACCGACATCGCGTTCGCGCTCGCGGTGCTGGCCGTCATCGCCACCCACCTGCCGTCGGCGCTGCGCCTGTTCCTGCTCACGCTGGCCGTGGTCGACGACCTGCTGGCCATCGTCGTCATCGCGGTCTTCTACACAACGCAGCTCTCGTTCGGACCGCTCGTGGGCGCGCTGGTGACCATCGCGGTGTTCGGGCTTGCGGTCCAGCGCGGTCTGCGCTCGCCGTTGCTGCTGCTGCCGCTCGCGGTGGTCGCCTGGGCGCTCATGCACGCCAGCGGCGTGCACGCCACCGTCGCGGGCGTCCTGCTGGGTTTCACGGTCCCGGTGCTGGGCCGACACGCCGCCGCCGACCGGATGGAGCATCGCCTGCGGCCACTGTCGGCCGGGGTGGCGGTGCCGGTGTTCGCGTTCTTCGCGGCCGGGGTCACCGTCGGCGGGCTGTCCGGGTTCGGCGCCGCACTGTCGCACCCGGTGACCTACGGCGTGATCGCCGGCCTGGTCATCGGCAAACCCGTCGGGGTGTTCTCCACCACGTATCTGCTCGCCAGATTCACCAACGCGAGCCTGGACGACGATTTGGCCTGGGTCGACGTCTTCGGCATGGCGTTGCTCGCCGGAATCGGGTTCACGGTGTCGCTGTTGATCGGCGAGCTGGCCTTCGAGACCAACCCGGTCGCCCACGACGACGTAAAGATCGCCGTGCTCACGGGCTCGGTGGTCGCGGGTCTGCTGGCCACGGCCGTGCTGCTGTCCAGGAACGCGGTTTATCGCCGCATCCACGAGGCCGAAACCCTCGATGCAGATGACGACGGTGTGCCCGACATCTACCAACCTCGGCAGGACCCACCGTGA
- a CDS encoding DUF3159 domain-containing protein produces MTQADNSPLPESTGEAQVPRARGGRAVLDQMGGISGLIYSSLPVVVFVPVSSLFGLTAAIVSALGIATLILIWRLIRRESLQPAISGFFAVGVSALIAYLVGESKGYFLLGIWSSLIYAVLFGISVLIRRPVVGYLWGWVNTHDRGWRDVPRAVLAFDIATVTWVAVFGSRFVVQNHLYDADETTWLGVARIAMGWPLTAIAALVTYLAIRSAQRAVREHHAAPGAEPQAG; encoded by the coding sequence GTGACCCAGGCCGACAACAGCCCACTCCCAGAATCCACGGGCGAGGCGCAAGTACCCCGTGCCCGTGGCGGCCGCGCCGTCCTCGACCAGATGGGCGGGATCAGCGGCCTCATCTATTCGTCTCTGCCGGTCGTCGTATTCGTCCCGGTGTCTTCGCTTTTCGGGCTCACCGCGGCGATCGTCTCGGCCCTGGGCATCGCGACACTGATCCTCATCTGGCGGCTGATCCGTCGTGAATCGCTGCAGCCCGCGATCTCGGGCTTTTTCGCCGTCGGTGTGAGCGCGTTGATCGCATACCTGGTGGGGGAGTCGAAAGGCTACTTCCTGCTTGGCATCTGGTCGTCGCTGATCTATGCGGTGCTGTTCGGCATCTCGGTGCTGATCCGCCGGCCGGTGGTCGGCTACCTGTGGGGGTGGGTGAACACCCACGACCGGGGATGGCGTGACGTGCCCAGAGCCGTACTGGCGTTCGACATCGCCACCGTGACGTGGGTCGCCGTCTTCGGGTCGCGGTTCGTCGTGCAGAACCATCTGTACGACGCCGACGAGACGACGTGGCTGGGCGTGGCCCGCATCGCGATGGGCTGGCCGCTGACCGCGATCGCGGCACTGGTGACCTATCTGGCCATCCGCAGCGCGCAACGCGCCGTGCGGGAACACCACGCCGCGCCCGGCGCCGAACCGCAGGCCGGTTAG